A part of Amycolatopsis camponoti genomic DNA contains:
- the nusA gene encoding transcription termination factor NusA has product MNVDIAALRAIERDKDIPFETVIEAIETALLTAYKHTEGHQPHARIDIDHKTGLVRVLARTLTHEGETDEEWDDTPEGFGRIAATTARQVILQRLRDAEHEKTFGEFSTKEGEIVAGVIQRDARANARGMVVVQVGDTEGVLPSAEQVAGESYEHGSRIKAYVVTVSRGNRGPQITLSRSHPNLVRKLFALEVPEIADGTVEIAAVAREPGHRTKIAVKSTVAGVNAKGACIGPVGARVRNVMSELAGEKIDIIDYSEDPARFVGNALSPAKVVSVRVVDERAKTARVVVPDFQLSLAIGKEGQNARLAARLTGWRIDIRSDAAPVDDEGDQDHAGPSRPAATTGSAE; this is encoded by the coding sequence GTGAACGTCGACATCGCCGCGCTGCGGGCGATCGAACGGGACAAGGACATCCCCTTCGAGACGGTGATCGAGGCCATCGAGACGGCCTTGCTCACCGCGTACAAGCACACCGAGGGGCACCAGCCGCACGCCCGCATCGACATCGACCACAAGACCGGCCTGGTGCGCGTGCTCGCGCGCACGCTGACCCACGAGGGCGAGACCGACGAGGAGTGGGACGACACTCCCGAGGGCTTCGGGCGGATCGCCGCCACCACCGCGCGCCAGGTCATCCTGCAGCGGCTGCGTGACGCGGAGCACGAGAAGACCTTCGGCGAGTTCTCCACCAAGGAGGGCGAGATCGTCGCCGGCGTGATCCAGCGCGACGCCCGCGCCAACGCCCGCGGCATGGTCGTGGTCCAGGTGGGTGACACCGAGGGCGTGCTGCCGTCGGCGGAGCAGGTGGCCGGCGAGTCGTACGAGCACGGCAGCCGGATCAAGGCGTACGTGGTCACCGTCTCGCGCGGCAACCGCGGCCCGCAGATCACGCTCTCGCGCTCGCACCCGAACCTCGTGCGCAAGCTGTTCGCGCTGGAGGTCCCGGAGATCGCCGACGGGACGGTCGAGATCGCCGCCGTCGCGCGCGAGCCGGGGCACCGCACGAAGATCGCCGTGAAGTCCACCGTGGCGGGCGTGAACGCCAAGGGCGCCTGCATCGGCCCGGTCGGCGCGCGCGTGCGCAACGTGATGAGCGAACTGGCCGGCGAGAAGATCGACATCATCGACTACTCGGAGGACCCGGCCCGGTTCGTGGGGAATGCCCTGTCGCCGGCGAAGGTTGTTTCGGTACGAGTAGTGGACGAGCGGGCGAAGACCGCCCGCGTCGTGGTGCCGGACTTCCAGCTGTCGCTGGCGATCGGCAAGGAGGGCCAGAACGCCCGCCTGGCCGCCCGCCTGACCGGCTGGCGGATCGACATCCGCAGCGATGCCGCGCCGGTGGACGACGAGGGTGATCAAGACCACGCCGGTCCGTCGCGGCCCGCCGCGACAACCGGTTCGGCTGAGTGA
- a CDS encoding YlxR family protein — MAGRVVVDGRRRLPGRGAWLHPDPDCLAKAERRRAFPRALRAPGALDVQEVREHVERTRHHEAGTSPAPGETKEAGRPVMSQP, encoded by the coding sequence GTGGCCGGACGGGTGGTCGTCGACGGACGTCGTCGGCTCCCCGGTAGGGGGGCCTGGTTGCACCCCGACCCGGACTGCCTGGCCAAGGCCGAACGGCGGCGAGCTTTCCCGAGGGCCCTGCGGGCTCCGGGAGCGCTCGACGTCCAGGAGGTCCGTGAGCACGTCGAGCGCACTAGGCACCACGAAGCCGGGACGTCCCCGGCTCCGGGAGAAACGAAGGAAGCAGGTCGACCCGTCATGAGTCAGCCGTGA